CAGGCGCGCTATGCTGGGCGGCGTGCCCCTGCGTCTGAACCTGGCCGCCCTGACCGAGGCGGAACTGCTGGCCCTGTACGGCCCGGCCGGGGTGCAGGCTCGCTTTCCAGAAATTTCACGCGCCCGCTTGCAAGGCCAGCCCATTCTGAACGGCGAGGTGCCACCCACCCTGATGCTGGAGGACACCCACCTCACCTCGCAGGCCCCTGGCGCGACCCCCCAGCAGAGTCTGGCGCTGAAACAACTGCACGCGGCCCTGCTGGAAACCGGGGCGCTCGCAGACGCGACTTTCCTGCTGCCGCCCACCCATGAACGGGCCTTCCTGCGGGCCTACGTGCTGGGCGAAACGGCCATCTGTGTGCGCTGGCTGGAGTTGCCTGCCCCACCCCGCCAGGCCGATCCGGCCTTGTTCATGCTGACCTGGCTGCGCGACCGGGCCAGCGGCGTGGCCTGCGTCCTGACCACCACCGCCCACGCCCCGGCGCCAGCCTACAGCGAAGAGGTCGACCTGCACCTGCATCCCGAGGCCGATGTGCCGGAGTTGCTGCGCCTGCACCGCCAGCACGTCAACCGGCACGGCAAACCCCAGAAACTCGCCGCCGCGCAGGGCTGGCGCAAAATCTGGCAGGCCCTCCACGATCTGAACCTTCGCTCCTGGCAGCGCCGGGGCGTCTTGGTGGAAGTCGAGGAATAAGCCTTCACGCCCTCCGAAACGGCAGGGGTTTTAGACACCGGCCTGACCACGACCGGCTGTCTGGGGAAGAATGGCGGGTATGACGGCGCAGCAACGGCATGTGGCATTCGACTGGGGCGGGGTGTTCACGGTGGGGACGTTCGACGGCCGCAGCACGCAGAATATGGCGGACAGGTCAGGCGTCAGCGTACAGCGGGTGCGCGAGAGTTACTTCCGGCACGTGCACCAGCTGGAGGTGGGCACGTGGGGTCTGCCACAATTCTGGGAGACGCTGCAGGCGGAAACCGGCATGTCCTTGCCGTACCATGAATTCGAGCCGCTTTACCTGGGCAGCATCCAGGACAACAGCCCCATGTACGCCACCCTCGAGCAGTTGCCCCGGCAGGTGCGGGTGGGCCTGCTCAGCAACAATTACCCGGTGGTCAGTGACCACCTGCGCCGCGACCCGCGGTTCGCGCGGTTTGACGCGCTGGTGTTCAGCAACGAAATCGGGTACAAGAAGCCCACGCCCGAGGCTTTCGCGGCCCTCCAGCAGGCCATGGATTTGCCGGCCGGCCAGGTTGCCTTCGTGGACGACGTGCAGGAGAACATCGACGCCGCCAACGCTTTCGGCTTTCAGGGCCTGCTGTACCACCACGACCGGCACGCGGAATTTCAGGCCACCCTGCGGGAATGGCTGGCCCTTTAAACAAACCTCACCCGTGGCAGGCTCGGGGGGCGCACACTGACTCTCATGCTAGATAACATCCTGAACACCGTGAAGAAAGGCGCCGAGAAAGTCCAGCGTCGCGGCGAGGAAGTGGCGCAGATCGCCCGCCTGAAAATGGAGATCTTTCAACTGACCCGCGAACTCGACGGGCACTACGCCCGCCTGGGCCGCGCTTACCACGACGGGAAGCCCGTGGATATCCTGTCCGGCATCCGCGAGGACATCCGGCACACCGAAGACGAAGTCAAGGGCCGCGAGCGCCTGATCACGGAACTGGGCGACACGCCCGACCCGCGACCCGACAGCACCAGCATCGAGAAAGTGGAGACGGCCCCTTCGACATCCGCCAGCCCCTCATTTCCGGGAACCGGCGAAATCGCTGGCAGCACCTCTTCCAGCAGCGCCCATCCCAACAGCACGCCGTCGGGCACTCCCCCCGCCAGCACCACACAGTCGACGGCCTCGCAGCCCAGCACCGGCAATCAGCCGCCCTTCACCAACAGCACCGACGAAACGCCGCGCTGAGTCGAGCAGTATGACAAAGCCCCCGGTTTCAGCGCTGAAGCCGGGGGTTTTATTGAAGGATGCTCCAGAGAGCTAAAAGGGGTAAGAGCGAGGAAACCGGTGCAGATGGATCATTGATGACCTGCAACAGCGAAAATCAGTTCAAAGAGCGCCAGGCACAATTCAAACAGCCCAGCGCAGGGACAGCATCACGGGGCTGGCTTCGCCTGGTTCACGAAGCAGGCTGGCTTCGCCTGGTTCACGAAGCAGGCTGCCGCCCACCTGTGGTTCCGACTCAGCCCTCGCCGATGCGCCAGGTGCTCAATGGAATTTGCGTCCCAGGAAGCAGGGAACGTCTTAAAGTGACGACGTTGAGCATGTCGTCATCGATGGCCCAACGCTCCACCGCTACCGGCGGGCTGACGTGCCGTTTGATGTACTTGCCCACCTTGTGGTGCAGTTCCCTGCGTTCACCCTGGTATTCGACCACGATGGATTTTCCCTGATGGGCCAGAAACCGGATCGTCTTCTCCCGACCATGATGCATTTCATCAGCATGCACCGCCGGGTCATCGTTGGTAATTATTTTGCAGTGTCACGAACTTTACGTTCGGCTCATGTTGAATCATCTTCGCTTTGCCTTTCCAGGGCGGTCTTCCCCCGCTCGTCTACGGGATGTCGGGCAGGCATGCCGAATAAACCTTTAAGCGACTTTCATGTCACGGGACACCTCCTGAAATTTAGTGAAACCAGCTTCACTCCAGCCGCCGCCAGGTGTCAGGCCTAGATCGCTTGAACCCGATCACTGTCTCTACATGCTTGGCCGACTCCGAAGCATTTTGCCAGGCATATCTCGTCTCATTCCGAACCGGACATTCACTTTCTCGCCTGAGGGCCAGTGGGCACGGTTGAGAGCGAATCTGGGGCCTCCTGAACCGGGCCGCCCCTATGATGGCTGGGATGACACCGCCTGTTGATGTGTGTTCTGAATCTTTTCTGCCTGGGAGGCCAAGCATGACCCGAACTCAAATGATCTGTCCTCAAGAAGCCCGCTGCACAGGGGAAACAAGCCTATGAAAACCGTTCCGATCATCTCTCTGGCGCAGGCCGCGCAGTTTGTGAAGGACGGGCAGACGCTTCTGGTGGGCGGGTTCGGCATGACCGGCAACCCGGTACACCTGCTGCACGCGCTGGCCGACCTGCCCACCAAAGACCTGACGTACGTGGCGAACAACGTGGGCGAGGCTGGCATCGGCGGCGGAAAACTGCTGCGGCAGGGGCAGTTGAAAAAGGCCATCGGTTCGTTTTTCACCAGCAACCGCGAGGCCGTGCAGGCGGCGCAGGCGGGGAAACTGGAGGTGCAACTGATCCCGCAGGGCAGCCTGGCGGAAGCGCTGCGCGCTGGCGGGGCGGGCATCGGCGGGTTTTACACGCCCACCGCCGCAGGAACGGTCATTGCCGGGGACGCCGACGTGCGGCACCTGAACGGTCAGGACATGATCTTCGTGCCGGGCCTGCGCGGGGACGTGGCTTTTCTTCGTGCCTGGCGGGCCGATACGGCCGGGAACCTCCAGTACCGCCTGACCGAGCAGAACTTCAACCGGGCCATGGCCACCGCGGCGGATCTGGTCATCGTGGAAGCCGAGGAGATCGTGCCGGTGGGCGACATTCCTCCGGAACAGGTGCACACCCCCGGCCTGTACGTGGATTACCTGGTGGAGGCGAAACTCACGCCGGAAGATCTGGGATCGAGCGCGGACGTCAAGGGCAGCAGCAAGAAAGTGGACGAAGCCCGCCTGAACATGGCCCGCCGAGCCCTGCAGGAACTGCGCCCCGGTGACGTGGTGAACCTCGGCATCGGCATTCCCACGCTGGTCGCCGACCTGATTACGCCTGAGCACGGCCTCAACCTGCACACCGAGAACGGCATGCTGGGCGTCGGCCCGGCCCCTGAGGACGGTGGCGCGATGGATTTCCCGGTGAATGCCGGAAAAATCCCGGTCACGGCCCTGCCGGGGGCCAGTTACTTCGACAGCGCCGACAGTTTCGCCATGATTCGCGGCGGTCACGTGGACGTGGCGGTGATGGGCGGCTTGCAGGTGGACGAGCACGCCAACCTGGCCAACTGGGCCGTGCCCGGCAAACCCCTGCTGGGCGTGGGCGGAGCGATGGACCTGGCGAGCGGCGCAAAGAGACTGATCGTGACCATGGGGCACACCGACCCGGACGGCACACCAAAAATTGTGCCGGACTGCACTCTGCCCCTCACGACGCGCGGCGCGGTGAACGTGATCATCACGGATAAAGCCGTGTTCGAGTTCGTGGATGGTGTGCTGACCCTGACGGAACTGATGCCCGGGGCGACCCTTGAAGAAGTCAGGGCGACGACCGGCGCGAAATTCAACGAGCAGCTCAGGAATTAAAAACAACTGTGCAGAATCGCCGCCCCATCCCGACGCGAGGCTGAGGCCCAGAAGGTCACACCCCGGAGCACCGTGCAGGTTCCGTTCCTGCTGG
This is a stretch of genomic DNA from Deinococcus fonticola. It encodes these proteins:
- a CDS encoding HAD family hydrolase; its protein translation is MAGMTAQQRHVAFDWGGVFTVGTFDGRSTQNMADRSGVSVQRVRESYFRHVHQLEVGTWGLPQFWETLQAETGMSLPYHEFEPLYLGSIQDNSPMYATLEQLPRQVRVGLLSNNYPVVSDHLRRDPRFARFDALVFSNEIGYKKPTPEAFAALQQAMDLPAGQVAFVDDVQENIDAANAFGFQGLLYHHDRHAEFQATLREWLAL
- a CDS encoding 3-oxoacid CoA-transferase, with the translated sequence MKTVPIISLAQAAQFVKDGQTLLVGGFGMTGNPVHLLHALADLPTKDLTYVANNVGEAGIGGGKLLRQGQLKKAIGSFFTSNREAVQAAQAGKLEVQLIPQGSLAEALRAGGAGIGGFYTPTAAGTVIAGDADVRHLNGQDMIFVPGLRGDVAFLRAWRADTAGNLQYRLTEQNFNRAMATAADLVIVEAEEIVPVGDIPPEQVHTPGLYVDYLVEAKLTPEDLGSSADVKGSSKKVDEARLNMARRALQELRPGDVVNLGIGIPTLVADLITPEHGLNLHTENGMLGVGPAPEDGGAMDFPVNAGKIPVTALPGASYFDSADSFAMIRGGHVDVAVMGGLQVDEHANLANWAVPGKPLLGVGGAMDLASGAKRLIVTMGHTDPDGTPKIVPDCTLPLTTRGAVNVIITDKAVFEFVDGVLTLTELMPGATLEEVRATTGAKFNEQLRN